AATAGTACATGAAAATAAATGAAAATGAGCTCTTATGACAGAAAACAACAACTTTTGCCACATATTGTCCTGTTTTTGTTCTCCAGCTGGACCTCAAGCTCCCCATGGAGATGGAGTCTTGGTATGGGATATGCAGCCACAACCGCTCCTCCATGAAATGGAGTACAAAGATGGGAAGCTTGTCATCCAGAAGGAAGGGTACTACTACGTCTACTCTAAGGTCTTCTTCAGTGAGGTCAATGGTGCATTCACACATTCGGTCTGCAAAACTACTCCACGGTACCTTGGGAAGGACATTGAACTGCTTAAGTCCATGAGATATCACCCCAAGTCTGGGAAAATGATGTCCACATCAAACAGCTACCTGGGAGGTGTGTTCCACTTCTTTGATGATGACTCCATCTTTGTCAAAGTGAAAAATGTCACTCAAGTTCGGATACACTGTTCCACAGAGAACGTGTTTGGTATCTATATGATATAATACGCCTGGGGTTGATGATAAAGATACTTTTTTTTAGATAGCTGGCTGATTATCATTGGTTTAAGGCATAATAATATTGTAGGCCAATGTACATGTAATTTTGCTAAGCAGGGCCTTCCCCCTTCCCGGCACACCATCATTTTCTGTAAACAAATCCTTGCACCAAGATGCAATTTGATGCGTGGTAAATTTACTGTTGAAGAAAAAGCCCCTTTATATTAAAGCCATAATACAGTTGAGCTGAGGCGTTTTTAGGATTTCCATACATGGGGACATTTTTTTAACAGGGTCGGAAAAAAATCAGCCTTTTAATAGCGCATTTCATGAAATTCTACGTCATTTACATGACAGAAGACGTTAGATGAattttttttaataccacacaaattatcgaaatgagtggctactctgacactgacaaacagagatcaatctggtcttgaattcaaacaaacaatggcccaggccaatgaagcgacacacagattgtacaatattaggagccaatatatatacagtatatatatcatAGGCTACAAGTAGGCTACTAAATAAAATGTCCAGTAGCACACTGACTCAcctaatgatgaagatgaagccatAGGCTACTCACGGTGATGGCCGATGCGCTAGTTGTGGCAATAGCCTATCTCAAGATaagctactttgaaaaacagtgctgCTGTTAGCTACAAATTGGGAGTTATATTGGTTCTACAGACATATTAgtcttataatataatatgccatttagcagacgcttttatccaaagcgactgacagtcatgcgtgcatacatttttatgtatgggtggtcccggggatcgaacccactaccctggcgttacaagcactatgctctaccaattgagctaaaaattattttattttcaacagtaggcatttgctttccaaactgtgtGTTTTCCCAAGATTTAATTTTGAAATCTGCAAAAGGCAAACCGACAGCTGCAGCCAACCATtgaaatataatccatagatggcagtttCCATTCAAGTCAGAACTGGCATCCATTGCTAGTGTACCAATGAGTTTAACGGTCAAATTGTCCGGGTAAGATGTTACAAAACACTTCAATGGAGtatatgtctatggccacaatgCAACAAGCTGTAGCCTATATTTGGGGTGCATGACCTTCCTGACTGTAGGCATACCAGTAACTgccaaaaataaaggaaacacttgagtaaacacGGAATACAAGGTATACcgtatgttatggtgtggggtacattttcctggcatggtttaggtccagTTGTAGAATCAgtgccaaggcacattgaagctgttctggcagctcatgGTGGTGCAACAGCCTTTTAAGACACTTTCTGTTGGTGTTTCCTTCATTTGGGCAGATATCTGTATGTGCTTGTGATAAATCTTAATCCatagttatttttttataaacTATTTATcttctgtggctaaattatgctctctggtgtattttgaacattgagagtgggctcctgtggttggataaaacattattatatatacagtgggggaaaaaagtatttgatcccctgctgattttgtacgtttgcccactgacaaagtcatgatcagtctataattttaatggtaggtttatttgaacagtgagagacagaataacaacaaaaaaatccacaaaaacgtatgtcaaaaatgttataaattgatttgcattttaatgagggaaataagtatttgacccctctgcaaaacatgacttagtccttggtggcaaaaccattgttggcaatcacagaggtcagacgtttcttgtacttggccaccaggtttgcacacatctcaggagggattttgttccgctcctctttgcagatcttctccaagtcattaaggtttcgaggctgacgtttggcaactcaaaccttcagctccctccacagattttctatgggattaaggtctggagactggctaggccactccaggaccttaatgtgcttcttcttgagccactcctttgttgccttggctgtgtgttttgggtcattgtcatgctggaatacccatccacgaaccattttcaatgccctggctgagggaaggaggttctcactcaagatttgatggtacatggccccgtccattgtccctttgatgcggtgaagttgtcctgtccccttagcagaaaaacacccccaaagcataatgtttccacctccatgtttgacggtggggatggtgttcttggggtcataggcagcattcctcctcctccagacacggcgagttgagttgatgccaaagagctcgattttggtctcatctgaccacaacactttcacccagttctcctctgaatcattcagatgttcattggcaaacttcagacggccctgtatatgtgctttcttgagcaggtggaccttgcgggagctgcaggatttcagtccttcacggcatagtgtgttaccaattgttttcttgttgactatggtcccaactgccttgagatcattgacaagatcctcccgtgtagttctgggctgattcctcaccgttctcatgatcattgcaactccacgaggtgagatcttgcatggagccccaggtcgagggagattgacagttcttttgtgtttcttccatttgcgaataaacgcaccaactgttgtcaccttctcaccaagctgcttggcgatggtgttgtagcccattccagccttgtgtaggtctgcaatcttgtccctgacatccttggagagctctttggtcttggccatggtggagagtttggaatctgattgattgattgcttctgtggacaggtgtcttttatacaggtaacaagctgagattaggagcacaccctttaagagtgtgctcctaatctcagtttgttacctgtataaaatacacctgggagccagaaatctttctgattgagagggggtcaaatacttatttccctcattaaaatgcaaatcaatttataacatttttgacatgcatttttctggatttttttgttgttattctgtctctcactgttcaaataaaccaaccattaaaatgatagactaatcatttctttgtcagtgggcaagcgtacaaaatcagcaggggatcaaatacttttatccctcactgtatatattattactattatttttatttttatttttttgtctctTGGGCCCACTACGGGCTTGGGCCCAGTCCCTGActcaaacaatcgaccagtcatatttatttattatgcattTTTTAATTAGATTTTTAAAAATTAATCAATTACCCAATCAAGACAGTGGTACCCACGTgggccccctacctcctctcctcccccatctgatgattagcagagcggcagcaggcagcagctacacccattgagagcgggctcctgAGTCTTTAgtgaaaaagtataaaataaatgctacatacagtgagggaaaaaagtatttgatcccctgctgattttgtacgtttgtccactgacaaagacatgatcagtctatagttttaatggtaggtttatttgaacagtgagagacagaataacaaccaaaaaatccagacaaacgcatgtcaaaaatgttataaattgatttgcattttaatgagggaaataagtatttgacccctctgcaaaaaattacttagtacttggtggcaaaacccttgttggcaatcacagaggtcagacgtttcttgtacttggccaccaggtttgcacacatctcaggagggattttgttccgctcctctttgcagatcttctccaagtcattaaggtttcgaggctgacgtttggcaactcaaaccttcagctccctccacagattttctatgggattaaggtctggagactggctag
This sequence is a window from Coregonus clupeaformis isolate EN_2021a chromosome 7, ASM2061545v1, whole genome shotgun sequence. Protein-coding genes within it:
- the LOC121570376 gene encoding tumor necrosis factor ligand superfamily member 14-like, which codes for MAEGGVPYPSVFMVDSHAAYPPLPPKPRPPGRGGVTQSLLFLLVGLALCGLAIEACFIYHLYSTQGSMQAESGSAAMSIQDQEAIPKEVPPTSRPNPVVLPSKPVAHLTAGPQAPHGDGVLVWDMQPQPLLHEMEYKDGKLVIQKEGYYYVYSKVFFSEVNGAFTHSVCKTTPRYLGKDIELLKSMRYHPKSGKMMSTSNSYLGGVFHFFDDDSIFVKVKNVTQVRIHCSTENVFGIYMI